In Stanieria sp. NIES-3757, the DNA window AAGTAGTTTTACACGGGGATACTTATGATGATGCTTGTGCCTACGCTCGTCAACTAGAGGCAGAAAAACATTTAACTTTTATTCATCCCTTTGACGATCCTGATGTGATTGCGGGACAGGGAACAATTGGGATGGAGATTTTACGGCAATATCAACAGCCAATTGATGCGATTTTTGTAGCGATTGGAGGCGGTGGTTTAATTTCGGGAATTGCAGCTTATATTAAACGATTACGCCCCGAAATCAAGATTATTGGGGTCGAACCAGTTGATGCTGATGCGATGTATCAATCCTTAAAAACAGGTAAAAGAGTACGTTTGTCACAAGTAGGATTGTTTGCTGATGGGGTAGCAGTAAGGGAAGTAGGCGCAGAAACTTTTCGTCTCTGTCAAAAATATGTTGACGAAATTATTCTGGTCAATACTGATGATACTTGTGCTGCGATTAAGGATGTTTTTGAGGATACCAGATCCATTTTAGAACCTGCGGGAGCTTTAGCGATCGCGGGAGCGAAAGCTTATGTAGAAAGAGAAGGAATTGTCGGCAAAACTTTGGTTGCTGTTGCTTGCGGAGCAAATATGAACTTTGATCGTCTTCGTTTTGTGGCAGAAAGAGCAGAATTAGGAGAAAGAAGAGAAGCGATCTTTGCAGTAACAATTCCTGAAGAAAGAGGCAGTTTTCGTAAGTTTTGTCAGTGTTTGGGCAAACACAATTTAACGGAATTTAACTATCGCATTGCAGATGCTAAGCAAGCCCACTTTTTTGTCGGAATTCAAATTCAAAATCGTGCTGATGCAGATCTGATTAGAGCAACTTTGGAGCAATCGGGCTTTAGTACAATTGATTTAACTGACGATGAATTGACTAAGTTACACTTGCGTCATATGGTTGGAGGGCGATCGCCTTTAGCGAAATATGAATTGCTTTATCAGTTTGAGTTTCCCGAACGTCCAGGCGCATTGATCCGATTTCTCAATTCTATGAATCCTAATTGGAATATTAGTTTATTTCACTATCGCAATAATGGTGCAGATTACGGCAAAATTGCAATGGGTATCCAAGTTCCTCCTGAAGAAATGTTGGAGTGGCAAGCTTTTTTAGATACCATCGGTTATCGCTATTGGGATGAAAGTCAAAATCCTGTCTATAAATTATTTTTGGGACAGTGATTAGTTTAAGTAATAGGTAATAAGCATTGGTGACAAGTTAAGCTTAAATCCCTGATGTCAAGAGGGAAAAGGAGAGAAATTAAGGGGTGGTTTAATTCGTTTTGGGCGAGAAGGTTTGACTATCCCTAAATCTCGATTCTCTGGTGCGGTCAAATAAGCAACTAAATTAGTAGCAATTCCCCGATTTAATGCCTGAGTAAAATGAGCAATGCCACGAAAAACCATTTCGACAGAAATCGACTCAAATGGCACAGCTAGTTGTTCGCCAACTTGATCAGCTAAGTCAATTAAAATTACATAAAAAAGCCAGGTTGCCCACAATCGAAGCTTAATACCGTTAATTGAACCAGTCCACAAATAACTTAAACCTAACAATATTAGTGAAGTACTTGACAGATTGTACCTTTTCTTAGCTTGTTACCAATGCCTATTACTTATTACTTAATCGTATGAATCTTCAGAAAATTAGTACCTCCCGCAATTTGAGTTGGAATCCCACCCATAATCAAAATGCGATCTCCTGGTACAACTAAATTCCGTTGCAAAAGTAGAGTTTCAGCTTGGGTAACCAATTCTTCAAATGTAATCACTTCCCGATCTAATAAAATTGGTTTGACTCCCCAAATTAAATTGAGACGATGATAAACTTCAAGATTAGGAGTAAAAGCAACTACGGGTGCTTGGGGTCGTTCTCCAGAAGCAAGTAAAGCTGTATAACCACTACTGGTAAAAGTTACAATACAACGTAAATCTAAAATAGAATCAATGGCATTCAGTGCTTCACTCAAAGCATGAGTTTCATCATTGCTAGCAGGAGGATTGTTAACAAATTTAATTTCTGGTTCAACATCTATCGCAATCCGCGCTAACATTTCTACTGCTTTAATAGGATAATTTCCTATTGCCGACTCTCCAGAAAGCATTACTGCATCTGTACCATCAATAATCGCATTGGCAACATCACTCGCTTCAGCGCGAGTAGGATAAGGATTGTTAATCATGCTTTCCAGCATCTGAGTAGCAGTAATGACAGGGATATTTCTTAAATTACATTGACGAATAATTTCTTTTTGCAGCATCGGTACTTTTTCAGGACGCATTTCTACGCCTAAGTCGCCTCGCGCTACCATTAAACCATTGCATTGATCGAGAATTTCTTCTAAGTTGTCAATGGCTTGAGGTTTTTCAATCTTGGCAATGACGGGAAGATCCGAACCTTTTTCTGTTAATAATTGTTTGAGAGTTTTAATATCTTCTGCACGGCGTACAAAACTTAAAGCGACAATATCTATTCCTTGAGAAATGCCAAATTCTAAATCTTGTTTATCTTTTTCGGTCAAAGATGGTAGCTGAAGGTTAAGATTAGGTAAATTTATCCCTTTACGACTTTTAAGCTTGCCTCCTTCTACTACCTGACATTGAACTGTATTTCCTTCAATAGATACGACAGTTAATTCTAATAAACCGTCATCGAGCAAAATTTTTGTGCCTATTTCGGCTTCTTCTGCTAGATCAGGATAGTCTATCGGAATAGTATCGGGTTGAGAATCAAATGCCAAAAGAGGTACTAAATTTAGAATACCTCCTTTATCTAAAGCGATCGCGCCATTAGGTAAATAACCAACTCGAATTTTTGGTCCTTGTAAATCTTGTAATAAAGTAATTGGCGTATCTAAATCTTCTGCTACCGAACGTAATAAATGAACCGTTTTAGCATGATCTTCATAAGTGCCATGGGAAAAGTTTAATCTTGCTACACTCATCCCAGCTTCAATCATTTGTTTGATTATTTCTGGAGAGTTACTCGCTGGCCCAATGGTCGCAACAATTTTAGTACGATGATTGAGAGAAATCATAGTTGAGTAGTATTAATTGATGATGTAGCAATAAAATTGATTAAGTTGTAATTTAATTGTTCAATTCTGATTTAACTGTGAGTATATACTTAACTTCTCCGAGATTCGATATATTTTAGCTTTTAATAATATAGCCGTCGAAGAAATGTGAAAACACATAAATTCTGTAAGACTGAACTGCCCCTACGTTAAATACCTTGTCCTTCCTTATAATTCGGTTGCTATAACTAAGCAGGATTTGCCCAAATAACTCAATTATTAATCAAAAAAGTTTTATATATTTTTCTCAAAAAAAAACTGTCAAAAAAAATATTAAATTATCTAAAAAGGTAGTGCATTATTTTGAAGATTTTTTTATCTTTAATTTATAAGTTGGTTAATTTGTATTTTTGATCAAAAATTTGTTAGTCAAAATATTGCCAATCAAAAATATTTTTTTTAGGTCGAAATTTACAAGTCAAAAGCAAGTTTTTTTAAGAGAGCGACCGATGAATAACTCTTCTACTTCTTATTTGACTGACGAAGATTGGTTTAATCAAGGTAAAGCAGATGCCTGGGCGAAAAAACCAAAACAAGCTCCCGAACACAATCCGCAAGCTGCCAGTATGTATGATTTAGGTTATAGTGAGGGCGAAATTAAGCGATCGCCTTATGAGCGAGGAGTTTAATTAATCCTAAAGTTGATTTTGTCTTTGATTGCGAATTTTTTTGGTAGCAGCCTCGTGTTCGCCTAGAGTTTTGCTAAAAATATGAGTGCCATCGTAACGAGCTACAAAATATAAATATTCTGTACTTTCAGGCTTAAGAGTCGCTTCCAAACTAGCAATTCCTGGACTAGCGATCGGGGTAGGAGGTAAACCAGCATTAATATAAGTATTATAAGGAGAAGGAGTTGCTACTTCCGCAAAGGTAAGGGGACGATCCGCAGTTTGTTTAATTCCCAAACCATATTCAACAGTCGGATCGGAACCTAATGTCATGCCACGTTTCAGCCTTTGGATAAATACCCCAGCAATTAAACCCCGTTCGTCTTTGACTACTGCTTCTTTTTCAACAATACTGGCAAGAGTAACCCACTCTAGTAAACTAAGATTAGTTTTTCCTTGATTTTCTTGGTAGATAGGAAGAGCAATCTGTTGGAATTGATCCAACATTACCTTAATCATATCTTGAGGATTACTAATACGATCGCTACTAATTTTATAAGTATCGGGATACAAAAATCCTTCTAGATGCGGTAAATTCGGAGGTAACCAAGGATACTGATCGTAAGGAATTTGACTGGCAGCATTAACAAAATCTTCAGCACTAAAATAACCAAGAGATTCAAAATAGTTCCCCATCTGTTGAATTGACCAACCTTCAGGAATGGTAAACTTAGTTTGCATCAATTCTCCACGCCAGATCTTAAGTGCGATCGCAGGTAAATCATCTTGAGGAGACAGTAAATAAGTACCTGCTTTAAAACCACCAGTAGGATCTTGTTTTTGTTGCCACCACACCCACAGTTTCCACGCTTCTGGCGAGTTAATCAAACCAGCTTTTACTAACTGTTGACCGATTTGTTGTCCAGCCGTACCTGGAGAAACTGTAAACTGAATGGGTTGCAGAGAAGAATTATTTTGTTGTTGAGTTGTTATTGGAGCGATCTGCGATCGCCACCAAAACCATCCTAGTCCAATGCCAATGCCAGTTGTTAGGATTAATAACCCAAAGATTTGAGGAATTTTAGTTTTTTTTTAGGATATTTCATTATTTACTCTGGTTCGTCTGCTAATAATTCCTCCAGAATTGGTTGAAACTCTTCGGCATCTGGGGAAACTAATTCTAATTCATTGTCCAGATTGTATCTCGCAAAAAACAATAAGGGTGTTAAGGGAGTGTAAATAGAATATTTTTGGTTAGCGTGATAAAAACTAGCTAAAAATTGTAACTCCTCTGGTTCTAACTGACTATCTTCTTCCTCAAGATTTAAGGTTAAAACTTGTTCTTCATCAATAGGAGGTAGTTCTCCCGTTGCAGTCAGAGTATAAGCTGTATGTTTTAGAGTAAGATTTTGTTCGGCTAATACTGCTTTGGCATCAGCAAAAATGGCTTCAATTTCTTCTCCATCTTCTATCATCTCTGCTTCGACTAAATCTTCTTCTTCCTCTTCCTCATCCCAACTCATCATTACAATCGGAATATCTACAGGCATTAAAAGTAAATAAGTCATGCCCTCGTATTCAAGATATTGTTCAATATAACAAAGCAAAGTACGTCCGTCTGAATCAATCAGAGTGACTAATTCTTCTTCATACTGCTCGTGTTCCTGTTCAAATTTAGACGAAGACATGATTTAAAGATGTAATAGGTTCTAATCGAGATTGGTTAAACTAAAAACTCTTCAATGAGAGTCTAGATATTGTCACTACAGAAGGCGTTCATCGTAATTACTTCTTTTCTAGAGTAATGTACCGATGACTGTAAACAACAGAATATCATTTTACGGCTTCACGAAGTCGAAGCAGCTTGTTTGTTTTAGCGATCGCCTTTCGGTTCGGAAAACCAATTAAGATTGTAAAGATGTTGAGCAATCATACTATCGGTAAGGTTATATCGTAGAGGAGTAATAGTAATATAGCGATCGCGAATTGCTTGCACATCAGTCATAATATGAGGGGGTAAGCTACTATCTTCAGGCTGTTCGATGTCTTCAATAATTTCGCCTATTAACCAATAATAATTTTTGCCACGAGGATCGAGTCTTTTTTCAAATTTCTCAATATAACGACGTAAACCTTGACGAGTAACCATTACTCCTACTAGTTCCTCTTCTGGTACAGCAGGAATATTAATACTAAGTAAAGTAGCTTGAGGTAATCGATCTATTGCTAGCTGTTGAACCAACTTTAAAGCAAAATTTGCTGCGGGTTGAAACTCATGACTCGTAAAACTAACTAAACTCAATGCCAGACTAGGAATACCTTCCAACGTTCCTTCCATCGCTGCCGAAACAGTCCCCGAATATAATACATCAGTACCCAAGTTGGGACCATGATTAATTCCAGAAAGAACAAAATCGGGACGACTATCCAACACTGCACTAAGGGCAAACTTAACACAATCAGCAGGAGTACCCGAACATGACCAAGCAATTACATCATCGTGAAAGATTGAATTAACTGGTTCTGCGCGAATTGGTTGATGTAAAGTCAGTCCGTGTCCCGTTGCCGAACGTTCTCTATCTGGACAAACTACAGTAATTTTATGACCTGCTGCTGCTAAAGTATTGGCAAGAGTACGAACGCCAAGGGCAAAAATCCCATCATCATTACTAATTAATATTTTTAAAGGTTGATTGAGCGTCATTAGGCAAATTTTATGATTGATTCAACAATAATTAATTATTTTGGTTAAGTCATTCTATTTTTATGAAATAAAAAAAAGGTAGAGAATTTTGAGTTTCCCTACCATCAGATTTTTAACCTATTTTGCTTAATTGACAAGGGCAGTTTTGTTACTTAAGAAGAAGGTAACAATTCTTGCTCTCTAGCTTGAGGAATAATTTTAACTTTGCCTTCCTCATCAATATCTACTTGTGCAATATCTCCTTCCCCTAAACGACCAGAAAGAATTTCTTCCGCAAGTACATCTTCCAACAGACGCATGATTGCTCGACGAAGAGGACGCGCACCATAAGCAGGATTATAGCCTTCTTCTACTAAACGCTCCTTGAATTTCTCCGTCACTTCCAAGGTAATGTCTTGTTCTGTCAGACGAGTAAATACTTCCTTGAGTAGAAGATCGGAAATTTCTTTGACTTCGTTTTTGTTCAACTGACGGAAGACAATGATTTCATCCAAGCGGTTGAGGAATTCTGGACGGAAGTAGTTCTTCAATTCTTCATTAACTAAAGAACGAATACGGTTGTATTGAGATTCAGCTTGGTCGTCAGCAAACTCAAATCCTAAACCACCGCCTCCTTTTTCAATTACTTTAGAACCGATGTTGGAAGTCAGAATAATCAGCGTATTCTTGAAGTCTACCGTTCTTCCTTTGGCATCAGTGAGGCGACCATCTTCTAGAATTTGTAACAGCATATTGAAGATGTCTGGGTGTGCTTTTTCAATTTCATCAAATAGCACGACTGTATAAGGACGACGGCGAACAGCTTCAGTTAATTGACCGCCTTCGTTATAGCCCACATATCCAGGAGGAGAACCGATTAATTTGGAAACGGTATGACGTTCCATATATTCCGACATATCTAATCGGATCATGGCTTCTTCCGAACCAAAGAAATAGGTAGCTAAGGCTTTAGTTAACTCTGTTTTACCAACGCCAGTAGGACCAGAAAAGACAAAGCTCGCAATCGGACGGTTGGGATTTTTTAGACCAACTCTAGCCCGACGAATGGCTCTCGAAATAGCTTTAACAGCATCTTCTTGACCAATAATACGCTGATGCAAAGTATCTTCCATGTGCAACAGCTTTTCAGATTCCGATTCGGTAATCTTGTTAACTGGTACACCAGTCCAAGAAGCGACAATGTGAGCGATTTCTTCTGCATCAACTACAGGTTCATCTCCACCGTCTTCGTCGGTTTTCTTATTAGAGGCAATCGAACGAATTTCTTCTTTGATTTCCATTTCGCGATCGCGCAATTCTCCTGCACGATCAAAATCTTGCGCTCTTACCGCATCGTCTTTTTGTTTGAGAACTTCCCGCAATTCTTTATCTAATTCTTTAGCTGCGGGGGGAAGTTGAGAATTAATCAGACGTACACGAGAACCAGCTTCATCGATCAAGTCAATCGCTTTATCAGGTAAATAGCGATCGCTGATGTAACGGTCAGATAGTTTAGCTGCTGCTTCTAAAGCCTCATCTAAAATTTTCAATTTATGATGTTGTTCGTAACGTTCTCGCAAACCGTACAAAATTTCAATTGTTTCATCTACGGTTGGTTCACCTACCATCACAGGTTGGAAACGACGTTCTAGGGCTGCATCTCGTTCGATATGCTTACGGTATTCATCAAGGGTCGTTGCACCAATACACTGCAATTCACCTCTAGCCAAAGCTGGTTTCAAGATATTAGCTGCGTCGATTGCTCCTTCGGCTGCACCAGCACCAATTAAAGTATGAACCTCGTCAATCACCAGAATCACATTTCCAGCCTGACGAATTTCATCCATAATCTTCTTGAGTCGTTCTTCAAACTCACCCCGATATTTAGTACCTGCTACTAACAAACCAATATCAAGAGTTACTACTCGTTTGTCTTCGAGAATATCTGGAACATCTTTGTTCGCAATCCGTTGGGCTAAACCTTCCGCGATCGCAGTTTTACCTACTCCAGGTTCACCGATTAAAACAGGGTTATTTTTCGTCCGACGACCCAAAATCTGGATAACTCGCTCGATTTCCTTTTGTCTACCAACTACAGGATCGAGTTTACCTTCCGATGCCATTTGAGTCAGATTAGAACCAAATTCATCAAGGGTAGGAGTTTTATTTCTACCCGGAGTACCAGAACCTGCTGCTACTTCGGCGGTTTCTCCTAGCATTCTAATCACCTGAGTGCGAACTTTGGATAAATCCACACCCAAATTTTCCAATACTCTGGCAGCCACCCCTTCACCTTCGCGAATTAAACCGAGTAGAAGGTGTTCTGTACCGATGTAATTGTGTCCTAATTGACGAGCTTCTTCTAGGGAAAGTTCAAGAACTCTCTTGGCTCTAGGAGTGAAAGGAATTTCCACCGCCACAAAACCCGAACCGCGACCAATTATTTTTTCTACTTCAATCCGAGCGTCTTTCAGGTTAACGCCCATAGATTTAAGAACTTTGGCAGCGACTCCAGTTCCTTCACCGATTAAACCGAGAAGAATCTGTTCTGTGCCTACGAAATTATGCCCCAGTCGGCGTGCTTCCTCCTGGGCTAACATAATTACTTTAATAGCTTTTTCTGTGAAGCGTTCAAACATGACCTATATCCATCACCTGCTGCTTGCCCGTGTATGCTGATTTTAACACAGCAGAAAGATATGGCTGTTTTATCTGAGACAGCATCAGAAAAAAAATTTATAGTTTATTTTTTTAACTTTAATTTAATTATTTTGCTCCTCTAAGACATATTCACTAGCTAGACGATTATATATTTCTCTTTTCCAGTTGCTTAAATCCTTTTTAAATTGTGGTTCGGCAAGCCCTCCACGCCATAAAATTAGAGCGTCTTCTCCAGTTCGTGGATAATATTTTTTACGTCTGCCAGCCAGGCGAAAGCCAAACTTTTCGTATAAGTTAATTGCAGCTTGATTACCAGCTCTAACTTCTAGGGTTGCCCTTTCTAGTTTACGCTCAATTGCCTGCTGAAGCAAAGCATAAAGCAATAATTTTCCTAATCCTTGCCTTTGATAATTGGGATTAATACCAAGCAGAGTAATATGAGCTTCTTCTAAAATTGCCCAAAAACAACCGATGCCAATGAGTTGATTTTTTTGGTTTGGCTTTTGCTCGGATAGATCATTTTTTGGTGAGGTATCCGAAGTTAAATTATTATCAGAGGCTTCAATTTCTTCTACCGAAAGAGTCAATAAACTGCTATTGGGGCTATTCATTTCTCTTAGATAACCGTCTCTACTCCACAAACCCCCAAAGCACAATTGGTCAATTTTAATAATTTCTGTTAATTGTTGCTCGTTTGCTAAATGAATTATCAAAAATTTCACAATATCTAATTGTAAACTAAGTAAAGACAGACTTTTTGTGTCTAACTATTGTCCTTAAATAAATTAAATCAGTCGACTAAAACAAATTAGATTATGCTATCAACCGATTCCAGCTTACAAAATTCTGGACACAAATACTTACCAAACATTACAGATTTTAATCATCCACCCTCTCCTAATCAACAATTATTACCTCTAACTGCTAAAGTTAATGGCAATGACTGTCTAGAAATCGGTGGTTGCGATCTAACTGAGTTAGTCAAACAATATGGTTCTCCACTTTACATTGTCGACGAATTTACGCTTAGAACAGCTTGTCGTCAGTATCGCGATAGTTTTCTCAATTATTATTCTGGAGAATCTCAAGTTATCTATGCTTCTAAAGCTTGGAGTTGCTTGGCTCTTTGCCGAATTATTGACAGCGAAGGACTAGGTTTTGATGTTGTTTCTGGTGGTGAACTATACACTACTTTAAAAGCTGGGGTCAAAGGAAATAAAATTTACTTTCACGGTAATAATAAATCGATTGAAGAATTAACATTTGCGATTGAAAGTGATTGCACGATCATTATTGATAATTGGCTAGAATTAACTACTTTAGCGGAAATATCTGCTCAAAATAGTCATAAACCAGTCAGAGTTATGCTCCGTTTGACCCCTGGGATCGAATGTCATACTCATGAATATATTCGTACTGGTCATTTGGATAGTAAATTTGGTTTTGACCCTAATCAAATTCCTGAAGTCTTGAGCTATGTAAGTCAACAACCGTCTTTAAATTGTATCGGTTTGCATGCTCATATTGGCTCCCAAATTTTTGAGCGTCAACCACATCAAGATTTAGCAGAAGTTTTAGTAGAATGGCTGCAAAAGGCACAGGAATATGGTTTACCAATTCAAGAATTAAATGTCGGCGGTGGTTTAGGAATTTGTTATACCGAAGCTGACGATCCACCAACTATTGAAGAATGGGTTCAAGCTGTTGCTAGTGCCATAGAATCAGCTTGTCAAAATCGTCAATTACCTTTACCAAAATTAATTGCTGAACCAGGGCGATCGCTAATTGGTTCTGCGTGTGTTACTGCCTATACCGTTGGCAGTCGCAAAGAAATTCCAGAAATTCGCACTTATATTGCAGTTGATGGTGGAATGTCTGATAATCCTCGCCCCATCACTTATCAATCTGTTTATCGAGCCGTAATTGCTAATCGCATGTCTGCTAAATTAACAGAAACAGTCACTGTCGCAGGAAAACATTGCGAATCTGGAGACATAGTAATCAAAGATACTTTACTGCCAAAAACGGAATCAGGAGATATCTTGGTAGTAACCAGTACAGGGGCATACAATTACAGCATGGCTTCCAATTACAATCGCATTGGTAGATCAGCAGCAATTTTAGTCAATCAAGGAGAAGCTAATCTAATTATTCAACGGGAATCGTATCAGAATCTAATCGCGCAAGATTGTTTGCCAACTAGACTGATAGATTCTGACAAAGATAAA includes these proteins:
- a CDS encoding ATP-dependent Clp protease ATPase subunit, with the translated sequence MFERFTEKAIKVIMLAQEEARRLGHNFVGTEQILLGLIGEGTGVAAKVLKSMGVNLKDARIEVEKIIGRGSGFVAVEIPFTPRAKRVLELSLEEARQLGHNYIGTEHLLLGLIREGEGVAARVLENLGVDLSKVRTQVIRMLGETAEVAAGSGTPGRNKTPTLDEFGSNLTQMASEGKLDPVVGRQKEIERVIQILGRRTKNNPVLIGEPGVGKTAIAEGLAQRIANKDVPDILEDKRVVTLDIGLLVAGTKYRGEFEERLKKIMDEIRQAGNVILVIDEVHTLIGAGAAEGAIDAANILKPALARGELQCIGATTLDEYRKHIERDAALERRFQPVMVGEPTVDETIEILYGLRERYEQHHKLKILDEALEAAAKLSDRYISDRYLPDKAIDLIDEAGSRVRLINSQLPPAAKELDKELREVLKQKDDAVRAQDFDRAGELRDREMEIKEEIRSIASNKKTDEDGGDEPVVDAEEIAHIVASWTGVPVNKITESESEKLLHMEDTLHQRIIGQEDAVKAISRAIRRARVGLKNPNRPIASFVFSGPTGVGKTELTKALATYFFGSEEAMIRLDMSEYMERHTVSKLIGSPPGYVGYNEGGQLTEAVRRRPYTVVLFDEIEKAHPDIFNMLLQILEDGRLTDAKGRTVDFKNTLIILTSNIGSKVIEKGGGGLGFEFADDQAESQYNRIRSLVNEELKNYFRPEFLNRLDEIIVFRQLNKNEVKEISDLLLKEVFTRLTEQDITLEVTEKFKERLVEEGYNPAYGARPLRRAIMRLLEDVLAEEILSGRLGEGDIAQVDIDEEGKVKIIPQAREQELLPSS
- a CDS encoding stationary-phase survival protein SurE, translated to MTLNQPLKILISNDDGIFALGVRTLANTLAAAGHKITVVCPDRERSATGHGLTLHQPIRAEPVNSIFHDDVIAWSCSGTPADCVKFALSAVLDSRPDFVLSGINHGPNLGTDVLYSGTVSAAMEGTLEGIPSLALSLVSFTSHEFQPAANFALKLVQQLAIDRLPQATLLSINIPAVPEEELVGVMVTRQGLRRYIEKFEKRLDPRGKNYYWLIGEIIEDIEQPEDSSLPPHIMTDVQAIRDRYITITPLRYNLTDSMIAQHLYNLNWFSEPKGDR
- a CDS encoding hypothetical protein (protein of unknown function DUF1292), whose product is MSSSKFEQEHEQYEEELVTLIDSDGRTLLCYIEQYLEYEGMTYLLLMPVDIPIVMMSWDEEEEEEDLVEAEMIEDGEEIEAIFADAKAVLAEQNLTLKHTAYTLTATGELPPIDEEQVLTLNLEEEDSQLEPEELQFLASFYHANQKYSIYTPLTPLLFFARYNLDNELELVSPDAEEFQPILEELLADEPE
- a CDS encoding diaminopimelate decarboxylase, with amino-acid sequence MLSTDSSLQNSGHKYLPNITDFNHPPSPNQQLLPLTAKVNGNDCLEIGGCDLTELVKQYGSPLYIVDEFTLRTACRQYRDSFLNYYSGESQVIYASKAWSCLALCRIIDSEGLGFDVVSGGELYTTLKAGVKGNKIYFHGNNKSIEELTFAIESDCTIIIDNWLELTTLAEISAQNSHKPVRVMLRLTPGIECHTHEYIRTGHLDSKFGFDPNQIPEVLSYVSQQPSLNCIGLHAHIGSQIFERQPHQDLAEVLVEWLQKAQEYGLPIQELNVGGGLGICYTEADDPPTIEEWVQAVASAIESACQNRQLPLPKLIAEPGRSLIGSACVTAYTVGSRKEIPEIRTYIAVDGGMSDNPRPITYQSVYRAVIANRMSAKLTETVTVAGKHCESGDIVIKDTLLPKTESGDILVVTSTGAYNYSMASNYNRIGRSAAILVNQGEANLIIQRESYQNLIAQDCLPTRLIDSDKDKD
- a CDS encoding threonine dehydratase, which gives rise to MNSDYLEKILTARVYDVAQESPLEYAPNLSARLQNKLLLKREDMQSVFSFKLRGAYNKMAQLSPDVLAQGVIAASAGNHAQGVALAASKLGTTAIIVMPVTTPQVKVDAVAARGGQVVLHGDTYDDACAYARQLEAEKHLTFIHPFDDPDVIAGQGTIGMEILRQYQQPIDAIFVAIGGGGLISGIAAYIKRLRPEIKIIGVEPVDADAMYQSLKTGKRVRLSQVGLFADGVAVREVGAETFRLCQKYVDEIILVNTDDTCAAIKDVFEDTRSILEPAGALAIAGAKAYVEREGIVGKTLVAVACGANMNFDRLRFVAERAELGERREAIFAVTIPEERGSFRKFCQCLGKHNLTEFNYRIADAKQAHFFVGIQIQNRADADLIRATLEQSGFSTIDLTDDELTKLHLRHMVGGRSPLAKYELLYQFEFPERPGALIRFLNSMNPNWNISLFHYRNNGADYGKIAMGIQVPPEEMLEWQAFLDTIGYRYWDESQNPVYKLFLGQ
- a CDS encoding pyruvate kinase, which gives rise to MISLNHRTKIVATIGPASNSPEIIKQMIEAGMSVARLNFSHGTYEDHAKTVHLLRSVAEDLDTPITLLQDLQGPKIRVGYLPNGAIALDKGGILNLVPLLAFDSQPDTIPIDYPDLAEEAEIGTKILLDDGLLELTVVSIEGNTVQCQVVEGGKLKSRKGINLPNLNLQLPSLTEKDKQDLEFGISQGIDIVALSFVRRAEDIKTLKQLLTEKGSDLPVIAKIEKPQAIDNLEEILDQCNGLMVARGDLGVEMRPEKVPMLQKEIIRQCNLRNIPVITATQMLESMINNPYPTRAEASDVANAIIDGTDAVMLSGESAIGNYPIKAVEMLARIAIDVEPEIKFVNNPPASNDETHALSEALNAIDSILDLRCIVTFTSSGYTALLASGERPQAPVVAFTPNLEVYHRLNLIWGVKPILLDREVITFEELVTQAETLLLQRNLVVPGDRILIMGGIPTQIAGGTNFLKIHTIK
- a CDS encoding hypothetical protein (hypothetical protein L8106_14425), which produces MWWQQKQDPTGGFKAGTYLLSPQDDLPAIALKIWRGELMQTKFTIPEGWSIQQMGNYFESLGYFSAEDFVNAASQIPYDQYPWLPPNLPHLEGFLYPDTYKISSDRISNPQDMIKVMLDQFQQIALPIYQENQGKTNLSLLEWVTLASIVEKEAVVKDERGLIAGVFIQRLKRGMTLGSDPTVEYGLGIKQTADRPLTFAEVATPSPYNTYINAGLPPTPIASPGIASLEATLKPESTEYLYFVARYDGTHIFSKTLGEHEAATKKIRNQRQNQL
- a CDS encoding ribosomal-protein-alanine acetyltransferase, translating into MKFLIIHLANEQQLTEIIKIDQLCFGGLWSRDGYLREMNSPNSSLLTLSVEEIEASDNNLTSDTSPKNDLSEQKPNQKNQLIGIGCFWAILEEAHITLLGINPNYQRQGLGKLLLYALLQQAIERKLERATLEVRAGNQAAINLYEKFGFRLAGRRKKYYPRTGEDALILWRGGLAEPQFKKDLSNWKREIYNRLASEYVLEEQNN